A part of Citrifermentans bremense genomic DNA contains:
- a CDS encoding trans-sulfuration enzyme family protein, whose translation MKFATELIHGTAPIDPEHGSLSHPIYLSSTFAQDSMEHFGKYDYSRSGNPTREALEEAVAGLEKGAVGLAFASGMAAISSTLLIFAPGDHLVVCEDVYGGTFRALTTVLKNWGLNATFVDATDTAAIAAAIRPETKALYLETPSNPLIKITDLKGAAALAKEKGILTIVDNTFMTPYLQRPLELGCDIVLHSGTKFLNGHSDVLCGFAVAKDPAVGQRIRFIQNAFGAVLGPQDCWLVLRGLKTLKVRMEEHQASAKLIVSWLKEQKEVAKIYYPGLPEHPGYEIHNAQSSGPGAVLSFELSSYEVTRKLLEGVKLSAFAVSLGGVESILSYPAKMSHAAMPPAEREARGIKDTLVRLSVGLEDPEDLIADMERSLR comes from the coding sequence ATGAAATTCGCGACCGAACTGATACACGGCACAGCCCCGATAGACCCGGAGCACGGCTCCCTGAGCCACCCTATCTACCTCAGCTCCACCTTCGCCCAGGACTCGATGGAGCACTTCGGAAAGTACGACTACTCCCGCTCGGGGAACCCGACCCGCGAGGCGCTGGAAGAGGCTGTGGCCGGGCTTGAGAAAGGGGCCGTGGGGCTTGCCTTCGCCTCCGGGATGGCCGCCATCTCCTCCACCCTGCTCATCTTCGCGCCGGGGGATCACCTGGTGGTCTGCGAGGACGTCTACGGCGGGACCTTCCGCGCCCTCACCACGGTGCTGAAAAATTGGGGCCTCAACGCCACTTTCGTCGACGCGACCGACACGGCAGCCATCGCTGCCGCGATCAGGCCAGAGACCAAGGCGCTCTATCTGGAGACCCCCTCCAACCCGCTGATCAAGATCACCGATCTCAAGGGTGCCGCGGCGCTCGCCAAGGAGAAGGGGATCCTCACCATCGTCGACAACACCTTTATGACGCCTTACCTGCAACGCCCGCTGGAGCTTGGGTGCGACATCGTGCTCCACAGCGGCACCAAGTTCCTGAACGGCCACTCCGACGTTCTCTGCGGCTTCGCCGTCGCCAAGGACCCGGCGGTCGGGCAGAGGATCCGTTTCATCCAGAACGCGTTCGGCGCAGTTCTCGGGCCGCAGGACTGCTGGCTGGTTTTACGTGGATTGAAGACCCTGAAGGTACGCATGGAAGAGCACCAGGCGAGCGCGAAGCTTATCGTCTCCTGGCTCAAGGAGCAAAAGGAAGTGGCGAAGATCTACTACCCCGGCCTTCCCGAGCACCCGGGGTACGAGATCCACAACGCGCAGTCCTCAGGCCCCGGTGCTGTCCTCTCCTTCGAACTATCGAGCTACGAGGTGACCAGGAAACTCCTGGAAGGGGTGAAGCTCTCCGCGTTCGCCGTGAGCCTGGGAGGGGTGGAAAGCATCCTCTCCTACCCCGCCAAGATGTCGCATGCCGCCATGCCCCCCGCCGAGCGCGAGGCAAGGGGGATCAAGGACACGCTGGTGCGTCTGTCGGTAGGCCTGGAGGATCCCGAGGACCTGATCGCCGACATGGAACGCTCTCTTAGATAA
- a CDS encoding molecular chaperone DnaJ, whose amino-acid sequence MTACFQGKLPEEIELEQKKAELASLRARHAELSAELQQLREEIAGFEKNYQATLGLRMAELERLEAEIARLNGGGAVSDPEIQEEYLDRETYGHGKSFKPGAGAGSRGRVWKAEEEDIKALYREVAKAIHPDLAGDGNRSLRHELMLKANQAYADEDSRALREILRSWRRHHPERQPEAPDVKTELARVKREIAVEAQAVRDLSAQVENLRTSYVCRFKLRVDQSLAEGSDLFAEMIAAAEMNVARAQRRLVALRSEKAREEAGRTRVRRSIQFPDGLSCGTLYFRDLASADFSQWKKAGPAAGRVEVYVDQAVRLDVKDEAGPSLKLLQQLKADDLQALFLYEVTDSDLDNIVHLSGLEELYLCGQGLTDAALLSISSLTNLKRIYLYQTAISDRGLVYLQGLQGLKGLTSSGNSITDEGLAVFQKAIPGVKTVSFKWKR is encoded by the coding sequence ATGACGGCTTGTTTTCAGGGAAAACTACCGGAAGAGATCGAACTCGAGCAAAAGAAGGCCGAGCTTGCGTCGCTGCGTGCGCGGCACGCGGAGCTATCGGCCGAACTGCAGCAACTGCGCGAGGAGATCGCCGGTTTCGAGAAGAACTACCAGGCGACCCTCGGGCTGCGCATGGCCGAGCTTGAGCGCCTGGAGGCGGAGATAGCTCGTCTCAACGGCGGAGGTGCAGTAAGCGATCCGGAGATCCAGGAGGAGTACCTGGACCGGGAAACCTACGGCCACGGCAAGTCGTTCAAGCCTGGTGCCGGTGCCGGATCTCGCGGCCGCGTCTGGAAGGCGGAAGAAGAGGACATCAAGGCGCTCTACCGGGAAGTCGCCAAGGCTATCCACCCGGACCTTGCGGGGGACGGGAACCGTAGCCTGAGACATGAATTGATGCTGAAGGCGAACCAGGCGTATGCGGACGAGGATTCGCGTGCCCTGAGGGAGATCCTGCGCAGCTGGAGAAGGCATCACCCCGAGCGGCAGCCTGAGGCACCCGACGTGAAGACGGAGCTGGCGCGGGTGAAGCGGGAGATAGCGGTCGAGGCCCAGGCTGTGCGCGATCTGAGCGCCCAGGTGGAAAACCTGAGGACGAGCTACGTCTGCCGCTTCAAGCTGCGGGTCGACCAGAGCCTGGCGGAGGGGAGCGACCTGTTCGCCGAGATGATCGCGGCGGCTGAGATGAACGTCGCACGGGCTCAGCGCAGGCTGGTTGCCTTGAGAAGCGAAAAGGCGCGTGAGGAGGCGGGGCGAACCAGGGTGAGAAGAAGCATCCAGTTCCCCGACGGACTTTCTTGCGGAACGTTGTACTTCCGGGATCTTGCCTCGGCGGACTTCAGCCAGTGGAAGAAGGCTGGACCTGCGGCGGGAAGGGTGGAAGTGTACGTCGACCAGGCGGTGCGGCTGGACGTGAAGGACGAAGCGGGGCCGAGCCTGAAGCTTTTGCAGCAGTTGAAAGCGGACGACCTGCAGGCGCTCTTCCTGTACGAGGTGACCGACTCGGACCTCGACAACATCGTGCACCTGAGCGGGCTTGAGGAGCTCTACCTCTGCGGCCAGGGGTTGACCGACGCGGCCCTTCTCTCTATCTCATCCCTCACCAACTTGAAAAGGATCTACTTGTACCAGACCGCCATCTCCGACCGGGGCCTGGTGTATCTGCAGGGGCTGCAGGGGCTCAAAGGGCTCACCAGCAGCGGCAACAGCATCACCGACGAGGGGCTGGCCGTATTCCAGAAAGCGATACCCGGTGTGAAGACCGTGAGCTTCAAGTGGAAAAGGTGA
- a CDS encoding SGNH/GDSL hydrolase family protein, producing the protein MTEVLSKRQAILGLLLALIIALPGWAAAQTSFDQIVVFGDSLSDPGNAFIFQGAANVPPYDALDPFLVPTMSYARGGHHFSNGRTWVEQLARQFALSKNTRPAFAELGLDATNYAIGGARAHDNEEETLAPTFEEVATLSYEVTAFLQVFGWNAPKNALYVVEFGSNDIRDALEAQDPSIVEKAVASVHRNIVSLIEAGAVKFLVCNAPDLSLTPAVIAIDKMRPGTAAGARELSSYYNLLLNQLVATLKSQYPEILVVQVDFFDMLLEIVSNPTDFGLSFIDTPCVTPGVPPFTCSNPDDYLFWDGIHPTQTVHAIMAQQALSELAK; encoded by the coding sequence ATGACAGAAGTTCTTTCCAAGAGGCAGGCGATCCTTGGCCTTCTGCTAGCCCTAATCATTGCGCTGCCGGGATGGGCGGCAGCACAGACATCTTTCGACCAGATCGTCGTCTTCGGTGACAGTCTTTCCGACCCGGGCAACGCCTTCATCTTTCAAGGAGCAGCGAACGTTCCACCCTATGACGCCCTCGACCCTTTCCTTGTCCCCACCATGTCCTACGCCAGAGGGGGGCATCATTTCAGCAACGGTCGCACCTGGGTGGAACAACTGGCACGACAGTTCGCGCTATCGAAAAACACGCGCCCGGCCTTCGCCGAACTAGGCCTCGATGCGACCAATTACGCGATCGGCGGAGCCAGGGCGCACGACAATGAGGAAGAAACGCTAGCCCCAACCTTCGAGGAGGTGGCAACCCTCTCCTACGAGGTCACCGCTTTCCTCCAGGTCTTCGGCTGGAACGCCCCGAAAAATGCGCTCTACGTGGTGGAATTCGGCAGCAACGACATCAGGGACGCGCTGGAGGCACAGGATCCCTCCATCGTCGAGAAGGCGGTGGCTTCGGTCCACAGGAACATCGTGTCGCTCATTGAAGCGGGCGCTGTCAAATTCCTGGTGTGCAACGCCCCGGACCTTTCCCTGACGCCGGCAGTCATAGCCATCGACAAGATGAGACCAGGAACCGCTGCCGGCGCGCGTGAGCTTTCAAGCTACTACAACTTACTCCTCAACCAACTGGTGGCTACGCTCAAGTCGCAGTACCCCGAGATCCTAGTTGTGCAGGTGGACTTTTTCGACATGCTCCTCGAAATCGTCAGCAATCCGACCGACTTTGGGCTGAGCTTCATCGACACCCCCTGCGTAACCCCGGGGGTGCCTCCCTTCACCTGCAGCAATCCTGACGACTACCTCTTCTGGGACGGAATTCACCCGACCCAGACGGTACATGCCATCATGGCCCAGCAGGCGCTGTCGGAGCTTGCTAAGTAA
- a CDS encoding YaiI/YqxD family protein has translation MKIWIDADACPRVVKDIVFRASERLKVPVCLVANTDLSRAHTSLVTSVRVKAGFDVADDYIAENAGACDLVITADIPLAARVVEKGGVALDPRGELYTEENVGERLSYRNLMAELRTDGVLVGGPAQLGLTDRNRFASALDRLLTRMVREHRS, from the coding sequence ATGAAAATATGGATTGACGCCGATGCCTGTCCCAGGGTGGTAAAGGATATTGTGTTTCGCGCTTCCGAGCGTTTGAAGGTGCCTGTGTGTCTGGTGGCCAACACCGACCTTTCCCGCGCGCACACCTCGCTGGTGACTTCCGTGCGCGTCAAGGCTGGCTTTGACGTCGCCGACGACTACATAGCCGAAAATGCCGGGGCATGCGACCTGGTCATCACTGCCGACATCCCTCTCGCCGCGCGGGTGGTCGAGAAGGGGGGAGTCGCGCTCGATCCCCGCGGCGAACTCTACACCGAGGAGAATGTGGGGGAAAGGCTTTCCTACCGGAACCTGATGGCTGAGTTGCGGACCGACGGGGTGCTGGTAGGCGGGCCTGCGCAGTTGGGCCTCACCGACCGCAACCGTTTCGCCTCCGCCCTTGATCGCCTGCTCACCAGGATGGTGCGCGAGCACCGGTCCTAG
- a CDS encoding cold-shock protein, which translates to MVNGTVKWFNDSKGFGFLEQENGEDVFVHFSAINGDGFKSLTEGDSVTFEIVKGPKGLQAANVSRA; encoded by the coding sequence ATGGTAAACGGAACTGTGAAATGGTTTAACGACAGCAAGGGTTTTGGCTTTCTCGAGCAGGAAAATGGCGAGGACGTATTCGTACATTTCTCCGCTATCAACGGCGACGGCTTCAAATCCCTCACCGAAGGCGACAGCGTGACTTTCGAAATCGTAAAGGGACCGAAAGGGCTTCAGGCAGCCAACGTTTCCAGGGCTTAA
- a CDS encoding energy-coupling factor ABC transporter ATP-binding protein: MSHHILEVDRLRHVYPDGTVALSDVSIRITHGESVAVIGANGAGKSTLLAHLNGHLLPTSGSVRVGHLPVRRDTLAEIRRTVGMVFHDPDDQLFMPTVYEDVAFGPMNLGLSGEDLERCVTDALRQVDALHLAGKPPYHLSAGEKRRVAIATVLSMSPDILVMDEPGNGLDPYARRQLINLLKDFRHSKIVTSHDLDLVLDLCERTVVLSGGEVRADGPTREIFQDEALLRECRLEKPLSMQGCPICGA, encoded by the coding sequence ATGAGCCATCACATACTCGAAGTGGACCGCCTGCGCCATGTCTATCCCGACGGCACGGTGGCCCTAAGCGACGTCTCAATCCGCATCACCCACGGGGAATCGGTCGCCGTAATAGGGGCGAACGGGGCGGGGAAGTCGACGCTTCTGGCGCACCTGAACGGGCACCTGCTCCCCACTTCAGGCTCAGTTCGCGTCGGCCACCTCCCTGTCAGGCGCGATACTCTCGCCGAGATCAGGCGTACCGTCGGGATGGTATTCCACGACCCAGACGACCAGCTCTTCATGCCCACCGTGTACGAGGACGTGGCCTTCGGCCCGATGAACCTCGGCCTGAGCGGTGAAGACCTGGAGCGCTGCGTGACCGATGCGCTGCGGCAGGTCGACGCGCTGCACCTTGCGGGAAAGCCCCCTTACCACCTGTCGGCCGGCGAGAAGCGGCGGGTTGCCATCGCCACCGTTCTGTCCATGTCGCCCGACATACTGGTGATGGATGAACCGGGTAACGGTCTGGACCCGTACGCCCGCCGGCAATTGATCAACCTTTTGAAGGATTTTCGGCACAGCAAGATCGTCACCAGTCATGATCTTGACCTGGTGCTGGATCTGTGCGAGCGGACCGTGGTGTTGAGCGGCGGAGAGGTGAGGGCGGACGGGCCGACCCGGGAGATATTTCAGGACGAGGCTCTGCTTAGGGAATGTCGCCTGGAAAAACCCCTTTCCATGCAAGGGTGTCCCATCTGCGGCGCATGA
- the cbiQ gene encoding cobalt ECF transporter T component CbiQ codes for MTSISAALLDLKRLDQLAFGTTFLHRLDARAKVLATLFFIVCVVSFDRYQISALIPFIIFPTFLIVVGELPAKYLLAKVALVLPFAIAVGICNPFFDREVLLQVGALKLTGGWLSFASIVLRTGLTVTAVFSLTALTGFPAVCSALKRLGMPRPFALQLLFLYRYLFVLAEEGARAAKARELRCFGRKGAGLKSYASLIGHLLLRTWHRAERLHMAMLARGFSGAFPEPVKKRVRVADLAFLSLWVSLCIALRLTNVAGSVGALFTGSLP; via the coding sequence ATGACATCCATTAGTGCCGCGCTGCTCGATTTGAAGCGGCTGGATCAACTGGCGTTCGGGACCACCTTTTTGCATCGGCTCGATGCCCGCGCGAAGGTGCTCGCGACCTTGTTTTTCATCGTCTGCGTCGTCTCCTTCGACAGGTACCAGATCTCCGCCCTCATCCCTTTTATCATTTTCCCCACGTTCCTTATCGTCGTTGGGGAACTGCCAGCCAAATACCTCTTGGCAAAGGTGGCGCTGGTGCTCCCCTTCGCCATCGCCGTAGGGATCTGCAACCCCTTTTTCGACCGCGAAGTGCTGCTGCAAGTAGGTGCGCTGAAACTTACCGGTGGCTGGCTTTCCTTCGCCTCCATCGTCCTTCGAACTGGCCTCACCGTAACTGCAGTTTTCTCGCTGACCGCCCTCACCGGTTTTCCCGCTGTCTGCAGCGCCCTGAAGCGTCTCGGCATGCCGCGCCCCTTTGCGCTGCAGCTACTGTTTCTCTACCGCTACCTGTTCGTTCTGGCAGAAGAGGGCGCGCGGGCAGCCAAGGCCAGGGAACTGCGCTGCTTCGGCAGGAAAGGAGCCGGGCTGAAAAGCTACGCCTCGCTCATAGGCCACCTTTTGCTACGGACCTGGCACCGGGCCGAGCGCCTGCATATGGCGATGCTGGCGCGGGGATTCTCTGGAGCCTTTCCTGAGCCGGTCAAGAAGCGCGTGCGGGTCGCCGACCTCGCTTTCCTCTCCCTCTGGGTCTCCCTGTGCATTGCCTTGAGGCTCACAAACGTCGCCGGCTCGGTCGGCGCACTCTTCACAGGATCACTGCCATGA
- a CDS encoding energy-coupling factor ABC transporter permease: MHMADALLSPAVGGAMWAVSAGTIALSSAKLRREQDDRQAPLMGVLGAFLFASQMINFSIPGTGSSGHLSGGLLLAVLLGPWASFLTVASVLVVQALFFADGGLLALGCNIFNLGIIPSFLVYPFLYRGLSSGSPGRIRETLAVMTSALVSLQLGSLAVVLETGLSGISSLPLERFLLLMQPIHLAIGAVEGVITVAVLSFVRKARPELLQRAPEGSAGRSRSTVLAAFLFLALAASGFFSQLASQNPDGLEWSIAKAGRPDVAAGTGEGMHAFLARLQEKSAWFPDYAVKRASGPLPNAASGVPAVASAVPGIVGTVLTLALVCVAAFLLKRGRARAVSPDA, translated from the coding sequence ATGCACATGGCAGACGCTTTGCTATCCCCGGCGGTGGGAGGGGCCATGTGGGCTGTCTCGGCAGGAACCATCGCCCTCAGCTCTGCAAAGCTGCGCCGCGAGCAGGACGATCGCCAGGCGCCCCTGATGGGGGTGCTCGGAGCCTTCCTCTTTGCCTCCCAGATGATCAACTTTTCCATTCCCGGAACCGGTTCCAGCGGGCACCTGAGCGGTGGGCTGCTGCTGGCGGTTTTGCTCGGCCCCTGGGCCTCCTTCCTTACCGTCGCTTCCGTGCTGGTGGTGCAGGCTCTATTTTTTGCCGACGGCGGCCTCCTCGCGCTTGGCTGCAACATCTTCAACCTGGGCATCATCCCTTCCTTCCTGGTCTACCCATTCCTGTACCGCGGCCTTTCCAGCGGCTCGCCCGGGAGAATTCGCGAGACCCTGGCCGTTATGACCTCGGCGCTGGTGTCGCTGCAGCTGGGCTCCCTGGCGGTCGTGCTGGAAACGGGGTTATCGGGGATCTCTTCGCTTCCCCTGGAGCGTTTCCTGTTGCTGATGCAGCCGATCCACCTTGCCATCGGAGCGGTCGAGGGGGTGATCACCGTTGCCGTCTTGTCTTTTGTGCGCAAGGCGCGACCGGAACTGCTTCAACGTGCGCCGGAGGGAAGCGCAGGGCGTTCCCGTTCAACGGTTTTGGCTGCCTTCCTGTTCCTGGCACTGGCCGCCTCCGGCTTCTTTTCCCAGCTGGCCTCTCAAAACCCCGACGGGTTGGAATGGTCCATCGCCAAGGCTGGTCGCCCCGATGTCGCTGCCGGCACGGGGGAAGGGATGCACGCGTTTCTCGCCCGCCTTCAGGAAAAAAGCGCCTGGTTTCCCGATTACGCCGTGAAGCGCGCGTCCGGTCCGCTGCCGAATGCCGCCTCTGGTGTGCCTGCTGTCGCCAGTGCCGTTCCCGGCATCGTCGGCACCGTCCTCACCCTGGCCCTGGTCTGCGTCGCCGCCTTCCTCTTGAAAAGGGGAAGAGCAAGGGCGGTTAGCCCAGATGCCTGA
- a CDS encoding PAS domain-containing hybrid sensor histidine kinase/response regulator, with the protein MAASEKQAVHFTAKCTVLLAFFVALFFPAGYFVISYQYVAGSLETEAEINARIVGGLSDQSPGSLHAQAHRLEGMLPQHPNSRHPDFSRILDAKGRVLATRGDALPEPVITRAHEIVYAGKTTGSIEISRSLRPILTKTALVAIFGLSVGLVVFILLPFRAINRANRQLQDSYNFLTKVMESSANAMIVLDPEGKIGMVNGRCTEMSGYRREDLYGSEIDRLLCPQSFDTVLEQLRQVSSGEAEIVKFETDLLRKDGSTIAIACGATPVYQEGRIASTVLSVENITERRHSIEQLKAAKEYTENLIQAACVMILGLDQKGKVTLLNRTAEEVTGYDAAELLGKNWFETVMGAEAFYKMCTIPGMVGESVNRCAFENQIVTKAGVVRTISWRNSAIMEKGERLGTLCFGIDITEHRKIEAQLRHSQKMESIGQLAGGVAHDFNNMLSVILGYAQLCQIEAEENSPLWLYLQEIVKAGERSRDMVRKLLAFSRKEIISPRAVELNVHCVETEKTLSRLIGEEIKLNFIPAETLWTVKIDPSQVDQILMNLAVNARDAMPDGGRLTISTENATVDEAFCDYRLDARPGEYACLTVADTGFGMDKELTKRIFEPFFTTKDVGKGTGLGLATVYGIVTQNGGFIDVDSEPGEGTSFRIYLPRMKDEPEGEEKPSADQPKGSGSILVVEDDPMLRTMATQMLEKIGYRVLQAETPQAALSFCADQATPIDLVLTDVIMPEMNGLEMARGIAALRPDAKVLFMTGYSSDAIASRGDVPPGLHYVEKPFNMEGLHAKILEILKAPAA; encoded by the coding sequence ATGGCCGCCTCAGAAAAACAAGCAGTGCATTTCACTGCAAAGTGCACGGTACTGCTGGCGTTCTTCGTCGCGCTCTTTTTCCCTGCTGGCTACTTTGTCATCAGTTACCAGTATGTTGCAGGGAGCCTTGAGACAGAAGCCGAGATCAATGCCAGAATCGTCGGCGGTTTGAGCGACCAGAGCCCCGGATCGCTGCACGCCCAGGCCCACCGCCTGGAGGGGATGCTCCCGCAGCACCCGAATTCGCGACACCCCGACTTCAGCAGGATATTAGATGCCAAGGGCCGGGTCCTCGCCACCCGGGGCGACGCCCTTCCCGAACCGGTGATCACCCGTGCGCACGAAATCGTCTACGCCGGGAAGACCACCGGCAGCATCGAGATCAGCCGCTCGCTCAGGCCCATCTTGACCAAGACTGCACTGGTCGCCATTTTCGGCCTCAGCGTCGGCCTTGTCGTCTTTATCCTCCTACCCTTCCGTGCCATCAACCGCGCCAACCGTCAGTTGCAGGACTCCTACAATTTCCTTACCAAGGTCATGGAGAGTAGCGCCAACGCGATGATCGTCCTCGATCCTGAGGGGAAGATCGGAATGGTCAACGGCCGTTGCACCGAGATGAGCGGCTACCGCCGCGAAGACCTCTACGGCTCGGAGATCGACCGGCTGCTCTGCCCGCAATCGTTCGATACGGTTCTTGAACAACTGCGCCAGGTGTCAAGCGGCGAAGCGGAGATCGTCAAGTTCGAGACCGACCTGCTCAGAAAGGATGGCAGCACCATCGCAATCGCCTGCGGCGCAACACCGGTGTACCAGGAAGGGCGTATCGCCAGCACGGTGCTCTCGGTCGAGAACATAACCGAGCGCAGGCACTCAATCGAGCAGCTGAAGGCAGCCAAGGAGTACACGGAAAACCTGATCCAGGCTGCCTGCGTAATGATCCTGGGGCTCGACCAGAAAGGGAAAGTGACCCTGCTAAACCGCACGGCCGAAGAGGTAACCGGGTACGACGCCGCCGAGCTGCTCGGAAAGAACTGGTTCGAGACGGTGATGGGGGCGGAGGCGTTCTACAAGATGTGCACCATACCCGGGATGGTAGGCGAAAGCGTGAACCGTTGCGCCTTCGAAAACCAGATCGTCACCAAGGCGGGCGTGGTTCGGACCATCTCCTGGCGCAACAGCGCCATCATGGAAAAGGGCGAACGGCTCGGCACGCTCTGCTTCGGGATCGACATCACAGAACACCGCAAGATCGAAGCGCAGCTAAGGCATTCCCAGAAGATGGAATCGATCGGACAGCTGGCCGGCGGCGTCGCCCATGACTTCAACAACATGCTGAGCGTGATCCTGGGATACGCCCAGCTCTGCCAGATCGAGGCCGAGGAAAACAGCCCGCTTTGGCTCTACCTCCAGGAGATCGTCAAGGCGGGCGAACGCTCGCGGGACATGGTGAGGAAGCTGCTCGCCTTCTCCCGCAAGGAGATCATCTCTCCCCGAGCCGTGGAGCTGAACGTACACTGCGTCGAGACGGAAAAGACCTTGAGCAGGCTGATCGGCGAAGAGATCAAGCTCAACTTCATCCCTGCCGAGACCTTGTGGACGGTCAAGATCGACCCGTCGCAGGTGGACCAGATTCTGATGAACCTCGCGGTGAACGCCCGCGACGCCATGCCCGATGGAGGGCGGCTTACTATCAGCACCGAGAACGCGACGGTGGACGAGGCTTTTTGCGATTACCGCCTGGACGCGCGCCCCGGCGAGTATGCCTGCCTTACCGTTGCGGACACCGGGTTCGGCATGGACAAGGAGCTCACCAAGCGGATCTTCGAGCCATTCTTCACCACGAAGGACGTCGGCAAGGGGACCGGCCTGGGGCTCGCCACGGTGTATGGCATCGTCACCCAGAACGGCGGGTTCATCGACGTCGACAGCGAACCTGGAGAAGGAACCTCGTTCCGGATCTACCTGCCGCGCATGAAGGACGAGCCTGAGGGGGAAGAAAAACCGAGCGCCGACCAGCCGAAAGGGTCTGGCTCGATCCTGGTCGTAGAGGACGACCCCATGCTCCGGACCATGGCGACCCAGATGCTGGAAAAGATCGGGTATCGCGTCCTCCAGGCAGAAACCCCTCAGGCGGCCCTTTCCTTCTGCGCGGATCAAGCCACGCCCATCGACCTGGTGCTGACCGACGTGATCATGCCCGAAATGAACGGTTTGGAGATGGCGCGCGGCATCGCTGCGCTGCGCCCCGACGCCAAGGTGCTCTTTATGACCGGGTACTCTTCAGACGCCATTGCAAGCCGCGGCGACGTCCCCCCCGGACTGCATTACGTCGAAAAACCCTTCAACATGGAGGGGCTGCACGCGAAGATACTGGAGATCCTTAAGGCACCTGCGGCCTGA
- a CDS encoding DUF3300 domain-containing protein, whose protein sequence is MKKPLLVLLLALMVPLIFSPGATLWAESYQQEYYQVGADLLMPDELDELLAPIALYPDPLIAQILPASTYVDQIGDAARFVRRYGTGRVDYQGWDISVRAIAHYPQVLYMLDQNPDWTASLGQAFVEQPQDVMDAIQRLRDDARAAGNLYTTPQQQVIVDGGIISIVPARPQYVYLPVYDPYVVYYEPYSPSYPFITFSTGFVIGAWLNRDCDWRRHRVYYHGWRGTGWVNRARPHIHDRRGIYINTRASNIRVNTRVTQRDTRVYRTELRNEGLRWRGKSGGHSTPTRVQTRRGGATPGARSETPRQGQPPQPRPGRVETPRQGQTHEPRPARVEQQRPGKTESTPSGRTEPRPGRTEVKPSGESQQRPSRVEQRKGPAVQQAPAATAPQPATSGEKERSRQLRQINRPPATPTTVVPRATVPRGTIPAPSTSTPPARVLETPPTRPVIPHPAARHEVPHSTPRPSAVPAPAPPVAPREVEPQRPSRPEREPVEGAGRGVGRGGEGRAEPRGGSGERKDRLKEN, encoded by the coding sequence ATGAAAAAGCCGCTGTTAGTTCTTTTACTTGCACTCATGGTTCCGCTGATCTTCAGCCCCGGTGCCACACTCTGGGCCGAGAGCTACCAGCAGGAATACTACCAGGTGGGCGCAGACCTCTTGATGCCGGACGAACTCGATGAACTGCTCGCGCCCATCGCTCTCTACCCCGACCCGCTGATCGCACAGATCCTCCCCGCGTCGACCTACGTGGACCAGATCGGCGATGCGGCTCGCTTCGTCAGGCGCTACGGCACAGGCCGGGTCGATTACCAGGGGTGGGACATCAGCGTCAGGGCCATCGCCCATTACCCGCAGGTCCTCTACATGTTGGACCAGAACCCGGATTGGACCGCGTCGCTGGGGCAGGCCTTCGTCGAACAGCCTCAGGACGTGATGGACGCAATCCAGAGGCTGCGCGACGACGCCAGGGCTGCTGGCAACCTCTACACTACCCCGCAGCAGCAGGTGATCGTCGATGGGGGGATCATCAGTATCGTCCCGGCGCGCCCGCAGTACGTCTACCTGCCGGTGTACGACCCTTACGTGGTCTACTACGAGCCCTACTCCCCCTCCTACCCCTTCATCACCTTCAGCACAGGGTTCGTCATCGGGGCGTGGCTCAACCGCGACTGCGACTGGCGCCGGCACCGGGTTTACTATCACGGGTGGCGCGGCACCGGGTGGGTAAACCGGGCACGTCCTCACATCCACGATCGACGCGGGATCTACATCAACACGCGCGCCTCCAACATCAGGGTCAACACCAGAGTGACCCAGCGTGATACCCGCGTCTACCGCACGGAGTTGCGCAATGAGGGGCTGCGTTGGCGCGGCAAGTCCGGCGGCCACAGCACCCCGACCCGTGTGCAGACGCGCCGCGGAGGCGCGACACCAGGCGCCCGCAGCGAGACGCCGCGACAGGGGCAGCCCCCCCAGCCGAGGCCGGGCCGGGTCGAGACGCCGCGCCAGGGGCAGACACATGAGCCGAGGCCGGCTCGGGTCGAACAGCAGCGCCCCGGCAAGACGGAGAGCACGCCGTCAGGCAGGACCGAGCCCCGCCCAGGGAGGACGGAGGTGAAGCCGTCGGGTGAGAGCCAGCAGCGCCCTTCGAGGGTGGAACAGCGTAAGGGCCCCGCCGTGCAGCAGGCACCGGCAGCAACCGCCCCGCAACCGGCGACCAGCGGGGAGAAAGAGCGCAGCCGTCAACTAAGGCAAATAAACCGGCCGCCAGCCACCCCGACCACCGTGGTCCCACGCGCGACGGTCCCACGCGGGACGATCCCCGCGCCGAGCACCTCCACCCCGCCCGCCAGGGTGCTGGAAACACCACCGACGCGGCCTGTCATTCCGCACCCGGCCGCAAGACATGAGGTTCCGCACTCGACCCCGAGGCCGTCGGCGGTACCGGCGCCGGCGCCACCGGTTGCGCCCAGGGAGGTGGAACCCCAGCGCCCCTCCCGCCCGGAAAGGGAGCCGGTAGAAGGGGCAGGAAGAGGCGTCGGACGCGGCGGAGAGGGAAGAGCGGAACCCAGAGGGGGGAGCGGAGAGAGGAAAGATAGACTGAAGGAAAACTGA